The nucleotide sequence TGTTATATTAGGACTAATTACTTCTCCCTAGCTACTTGACAACAAAAACTGTAAGACAATAAAAGTGCCAACAGATTTTCTTGGACCATGGAGAATGCATACACTTTACAACACGCGATTACAGATTTGCTATAACAGGGGAATTCCCCAAGATAACAAGAGACAGCAGCTCCCTTCGTGAGCTAAACGCGTTTGTGGAACCTTTCTTTACAACAGCAACAGATGTGAAAACTGCTATGTACATCAAGTGAACTGTTATATTAGGACTGCACAGCATTACTTCTCCCTAGCTTCCTGAAAGCAAAATTTGTAAGACAATGCCAGCGCAAATGGATCTTAGACAAATGATACTACTGTTATATTGACATGACAGCTCCAGTATCAGTAGCGGTTTACCTTGTCATACTGCCTGAAGGAGTGCTACAAAACTTTGTGCCACTGGTCTAGGTGATCAAGTGGCACGAAATTAGTGAAGTGCATGCTATGTAGATGCAAGACGGTGAGTCACCGTCACCGTCCTGAAATTCCGAACTCCATCGATTCCCCCTTCTTGTGGGCAGTTAGTTTGGCCTTCTCTTTCAAAATTCCAAGCTCCAGTGATTCCCCCTTCTTGTGGGCAGTTAGTTTGGGCTTCTCTTGCTCTGCTTCTGCTTGGGCTCTTTTCTTTTCCAGCTCCAACTGCTTAACATTCTCAGCATGGGCCCGCTCAAACGTCTTCGTGAAGCTTAGCAATGTTGAGACAACTGTACATACAAATGAGAAGCAATTGAGAGCAAATATGTCTCGGGATTGATAGATTGATTGTCAAGAGTACAgggtacaatatatatatatatatataggcaaggatccggagggtttatagaaacacccaatcaacggtgatccttgccttATCAATCTAACTTAACCCCTAAGGCACTAGCCGCATGGGCCTTAACACCAGGCCCATAACAGCCCTATCAGGCGCCTATGCTAACACGCCCCCACAGTCGAATCGTCAGCCACTCTGCACGTTTAGACTGGACCTGAACTCCGTGAACACTGAGGTAGGCAgccccttggtgaagatgtctgCATATTGCGAAGAGGTGGGAACATGCAGAACACGAAGGTCACCAATGGCGACTCGCTCCCGGACGAAGTGAAGATCAATCTCGATGTGCTTGGTACGCTGATGTTGCACCGGGTTGGAGGTCATGTAGACGGCACTGATGTTGTCGCAGTACACCAGTGTGGCGCGCCGAAGAGGGGCATGCAACTCTAGGAGAAGCTGGCGTAGCCAAGTTGCCTCTGCAACTCCGTTAGCCACCGCGCGATATTCAGCTTCAGCACTTGATCTTGATACTGTGTTctggcgcttggaggaccaagaaaCAAGATTGTCACTAAGGAACACTGCATAGCCCGAGGTGGACTTACGAGTGTCCGGACAACCAGCCCAATCAGCGTCGGTGTAGACGACAAGATCAGTCGAAGTGGAAGGTCGCAGCAGGAGACCGAGGTGGAGTGTGCCCCGAACATAGCGAAGAATCCGCTTCAGAGCAGCGAGGTGAGGCTCCCGAGGGTCGTGCATGTGAAGACAGACCTGCTGAACGGCATATGCAATGTCTGGGCGGGTGAATGTCAAGTACTGAAGGGCTCCAGCAAGACTGCGGAAGTCGGTAGCATCAGACACAGGGGCCCCCTCAGCGGCAGCAACCTTAGGATTGGTGTCCACTGGAGTagagcatggcttgcactcagccattccGGCACGATCAAGGATATCCAGCATGTACTGTCGCTGTGAGAGCAGGAGTCCATCACCACTTCGCTGAACATGCATGCCGAGGAAGTGATGtagttcaccaagatctttcatggcGAATTCTCGCTGAAGTGCTGAGATGATCCGCCGAAGAAGGTCTGATGATGAAGCTGTGAGGACAATGTCGTCAACATATAGCAACAAGTAGGCTGTGTCGGAACCACGCTGGTAGACGAAGAGTGAGGTGTCTGACTTGGCTTCAACAAACCCAATAGACAGCAAGAAAGTAGCCATTCAACTGTACCAAGCACATCGAGATTGATCTTCACTTCGTCCGGGAGCGAGTCGTCATTGGTGACCTTCGTGTTCTGCATGTTCCCACCTCTTCGCAATATGcagacatcttcaccaaggggcTGCCTACCTCAGTGTTCACGGAGTTCAGGTCCAATATGTCTCGGGATTGATAGATTGATTGTCAAGAGTACAgggtacaatatatatatatataggcaaggatccggagggtttatagaaacacccaatcaacggtgatccttgccttATCAATCTAACTTAACCCCTAAGGCACTAGCCGCATGGGCCTTAACACCAGGCCCATAACAGCCCTATCAGGCGCCTATGCTAACAGCAATCATAACTGTTTAGAAAATCCAAAAGTAGATTGCTATCGATGTGAAGATTTGGTGTGCTCTGATTTGGAACAGGAACGCTTAAAGCCGCAAGAAGCAATCTGTAACTCCTCAAAAACAAGTTGATTAGGTTTTAATATCCAAAATTGCCTTTTCTTTTAGTTTAAACATGTCTTGTTAATCTTAGCTTTTGCACGATAGTAGGATAACTAAGCTTTTCAGCTCAAAAGAAAATACCTTGCTCAAAAGGACACCGCACAGGATCTTCACCAAAATAATGTGCTAGAGAATCGGCACTTTTCCCCTGCAAGTAAAATAATATTCTTTAGCACAAAGCATGTGCTGCCTGCAAGCAGAAGGCATGCATAATGCATCAGGATAGTGATACTGTCGAGTCTTGACATACCGCAGTGCTGTAAAGCAAAGCTAATGACCTTCCTTCAGCTTGGGCATCAGCAAGGAATAATTTCAATTTctgaaataaaaaagaaagaaagaaaaatctTCAGAGCATTATAATCAATATGCTAATAGTGTGATGATGGCATCTTCATCTTTTCCCCATCAGTCTATTGTGCATACTAGAGATACAAATGAAAGAACAAGAGACATGACTAGAAACAGAATGAATGTGGAATGTGGGATCCCACGTGTTAGGCCTCATAAAGTGTCTTTGGTGAGCTTTTCTTCCACAACTAAGCCACAAGCTCTATCACTATCTACTCTAATAGCACCAGTTAAACTAAAATACTGGGAAACTAACCCTGTAAAATATCTCTGTCTCTGGGGGATCCTTTTCAGATGTTGCCAGTTCCTGCTCCACTTTTTCCAGTCCTTTAGTTATTGCTTGCATTTCTTCTGCTAACTCCTTTAGTTGTATCTGTTTTTACTCCAGCTGTCAGTAGAAGAACAAAACCACATGGATCTATCTAGCATTAGATCTAAACTACCTTTGAGGCAGGTTCTAAATTTGCAATATCCCTGCTGAAGTCAAGAACTTCAGGAAGCTTGTCCGAAAGAATCTGTTCAAACAAAGAACTTTGAGAAAGAGCAACAGAGTTCATCAACATAATGAACAATGCAAACATGCCTGCATGTATTGGTACAAAGATACAATTCGTGGGGAAACTCAATGCTAATACAATGGAAGTAAGGACACTAGTTCAAAGTCACACAGattgattgatgacaacctttttcATGGAAAGGAGCTCCAGCTCACAGCAGGAGGTACTCATTGCAGGGGTGTTATTTTGCCAAAACGGTACGTTTAATCTTCTAATATGGTCACTACAACAAAGGAAGAAAGGGGAACCACAAACTGGGCATTGGAAGTCACAGATGTaaagaaatagaaaaaaggaaaaaaatcctGAACACCAATCAACTCTTCAGCGCACTAATGAATGAAGGAGCGCGTTATGCCGCGACCGGTCGGGCATTTTGTGAAGAGCGAGACTGTTCTTGAACCGCACCAGCGCACTCCCACCTccggcctccaccgccgcccccGGCCAAAGGCTTCCTGCCGCCAGCCGCGCCCCTCACTGCCCACCCCCGCCGCTCCATCCCGCCCACCCCTACCCTAACCGGAAGAGACGAGCTCGAGCATCTCGCACCCGCCGCTGGCTCTGCCCATCTGGTTGTCTCCCGCCGCCTCGCTCGCTGCCCCTGAACTCGCCATCACTGCCGGTCTGGCCGCCTCCCGAGGCCCCTCCCCCTTCTAAGGCCACCGGGCATAGAGTCCCGAACGGAGGAAGAAGACAACGCGGCAGGTCGCGCGCTCGTGCTTCCGAGCGACGCGTCGCGTGAAGTTTGCGATGAATGAAGCGGATCAATGTCTACTAGAAGAACTCTAACTGTAATCGGAACACTAGATTTTGTAAACCTTCAATAATGACCTATCACCTATGTCATAACATGATGGCACTATGTCAGCGATATGCTTAGACATAACCTTGTTAGACCGGATGTCTAAGGcagaggagggggagggaggTAGTCACACCTTGCATAGATAATGCATCAGAGTCATCCTATTATTACGTGCCCGTATATCACTGAGCTTAAGAAGACTGTCCAATCTAAATCCAACAGCTGCACCTGAAAAATGGACACGTGTAAAAAACTAAAAAATTAGGTGAAAGAGTCAACATTCTGCTGTCAAATTTCATGAGGCTAAATCTTAAAAGTATGCCTTTTGCAAGTAAATTAGAATACATATATGGTTTTTGGCTGTTGCTGGTTATCCAGTTAGTTACTGCAAGCAACTAAAAAATACTGTCCAAAGGAAATAACACAAATATCAACTGGAAATTTTGTCTTGTGTAATATTTCCGGATTATTTTCCAAGTTGATTAAAGTATAGCAAAAAAGGTGAGCCTCGCAGAGAACATGAATGCAAGATATACGCTAGTCATAGAATTGCAGTGAAATTGGCCGTGCTATTGGAAACTGGAATATTGTTTGCAGTTGCAAAGTTTTGCTCCAACTCTTAATTTCCTTTAATCAATATTTTTGTATAAAAGCATAAGCCAACTATGTAATGAAATTAAATAAGAACCAACTGATAGCGTGAAACACTGAGCATTGTGTTCCTCAATGTTGTGTCATTTATTTGTAGGGTGAATACTGGTATTGCACTTGGTTCGCTGACTCACCCCTTGCAGTTCCTTGGTTTAATGCGTTCCCCAAAGAAAGAATCGTCTGCATCACTCGCTTAAGTTTCAAAGAGCTCCTAACCTGGTCATGCAACATTGTACATGAACATTCGTTACATGTCAGTGAAGTGTGGAGATTACTTGATTAAATGATTTACAGCATACCTCTTCAGCAACCGAATTGATGATATTCAAATTACTTTTTAGGTCCGCAACCTGAAAGAATATAAAGAATGATGCAGCAATAGTTTAAtgtttatatatttatatacaagAACAGTAATACAACCCCATGGGGGGAAGCATTTCACAAAGATGCAATGTACTTCTGACCTGTGTAACAAACGTTATCTTAAATGACAAAATTCTCAGTTTTGACTCCACCCTTGGTACTTTCATCATCTCCAAGAAAAACTACAAACACAAGAGAAAATCAGCAATGGAGTTATTGATTCAGGGATTAACTGCACATTTTAAGATGCATGGAATGGGTTAACAAATGAGGGCCATATATCCCAGAGGTACACTAGGTATACCGATTGTAGAAAATGGCCATCTCACCATACCAACTCACAAGAAACAGCCAAAGATAAGACATGAATATTTAAATTGTGTCCATCTTGCAATCTTCCTGCTTATGATCAGTGTAAACTAATCCTCAATTCTAAATAGTTGACACTTTCTTAGCCCTCGGTAGGATTTCTAGAACAACACTAATAACTATAACTATAACCATCATTTACCATCATCCACTTTGCAATTTGTTTGCCATGCTTGTTTTAGACagaattttttttcttcaatTTATGACCTTCTTGGTGTGTGTGATTTGATCCTAAGTGTTAGTATTTAGAAATGGAGGAAGTAGCTCGCCCCTCCATTAAGGTCTAATGTAAGGAACAAGCTCTTTCCTGTCCCTTAATGGTGGCATATGCACTTTTTCCCAATCATTTACCAAACATAATTCGTCGTCCAAGGAGAATAGAATATCACAGGGGAAAAAAAGAAGACCTGTTCACAGTTCCCTAGGTTCTCCTTTTTGCCTGTATAACCCTGAAAAAATTGAAAATTACCATGTCAATATAGATAGGAAGCTGATGGAAACAAATACTGCTGGTATACCAAAATACAATTCACGAGAAAACTAATAAAATTTCAAAGCGGAATAGAGCAGGAAGAAAAATGTACTTTGAGTAGTTCCATTTCTTCCTTAGTTGGACAGAACTTTATGAGGTAATCTACTTGATCACCATCAACTATGGAATCATCAAGCGCAAGCACTGAACcctgaaagagaaaaaaaaataaccATCCACGTAATCAATACAATCAACAAATATTGTCGGAAGGAACACCAAGAGACTTTATTTTCGGCAACAGATGTGATGGATTTATTAAGGTACCGGGAAAGATCCGTTCTGTCAAATAACTTATTCTTAACATGAGCTTGAGCTAATCTATTCTTTAACCTTCCAACAAGGCTGTGCATCAATTATGCTTGAATTCTACTTATCAAGATACTAATCCTAATAACCCTACAAAGATATTGCTATCTTAAGATAATGTCACTACAAAGTTACCATTAGATCAGGCAGTGGCATCTTAATGTTTCTCAGCATAATTTCACAATTCTTTGAGCGATGAAGGTCAATCTGCATAGGAGAAGTGCAACGTTAATTGTTTTATTTACACTTAAGTTATCATTTAACTACTTAGATGAGAATAGTTGCACAAATCGGAATGGATAGAAGTACCAGATGAACTTTTTCTTGCTTTGTTGCAACAGAAGGGTGTTGTCGTTGCCGTTTTGCCTCCATATTTGGCATCGTTACAGAGAAAAGACTTTCGAGCTCAGAAATATCAATCTCTGGAGTCCTAATAAAGATAAGCATGGATAAGtatatcccccccccccccccccccccccccccccccccccaaaaaaaaaactttaaagAATTCCATAAAAGAATGTTCTTATACCTAGATACTTCATCAGACTTCTGTGTTTCAGCCCACAAACTTCCCTGTATTGCTCTTGACACTTTCACCCAGTGCAATGGCTTCAGCGGGGTCCTTTTAGATGCCTGGTTGGCACGTAAACTTCTAGGACTTTTTGAGCGGGCTGTGCTACGATCCTTTGCACCAAATGAAAATGCTGGAGGTGGGGGAGGGTTAGAATTGGCAGCACTTCCCTTCGTAGGTAAAGAATGTGACGAAAGCTTATGATGGGGGcctggtggaggtggaggtggttgGATTGTTGGTGACTTCTGTGAAGCATTGTTGGCCACAGCTAGCTTAGGAGGAGGTAATGGGGGTGAAGGTGGTACTGATGGTGCAGAAGTAACACGGGATGACTGTGGTGGTGAAGGCGGAGGTGGATGAGGGGCTGCCACGCGATTTCTTTTACTTAAGGATGGAAAACTTTGTGAAgggggaggtggtggaggtggagcaggaGGTGTTTGAGAAGaatgtggtggtggaggtggaacaGGTGgtgttcgaggaggtggaggtggaggtggaggtggaggtggaacagGTGGTGTTCGAGATGAAGGTGGTGGAGGATGTGGAACAGGTGGCGTTCgagaaggaggtggaggtggaacagGCGGTGTTTGAGAtgaaggtggtggtggaggtggaacaGGTGGTGTTCTAgatggaggaggtggtggaggtggcactggcagtgatcgaggaggtggaggaggtggaactGGCAATGatcgaggaggtggaggaggtggaacaGGCGGTGTTTGCACCCGCGTAACACTGTCTGAAAATGTAGGTGTCAAAGACGGGGTGTCTGGATATTCCATCGTTGCACTGTGCTTGTTATCTAGAAACTACGGTTGAGACAATGAGACTTCAGGTTTATTAAGTAGTGGAGAaggcggaggtggtgattgtggCCGTGGAGAGGAAAATGGTGATTTTGCCAAAGCTGGGGGTAGGGGCGGGGGCGGTGGAGACCAAGCTCTCTTTTGTGGATCTGGAATTACAGATACAGCATATGGATTTGAGCTTGAAAATGGCGTTGatggtggtgggggtggtggaTGTGGAGGCTGATGTGGTACAACTTTTTCTATAATGATTTTTACCTCTTCaccatgtgtcgggttcataaacccggggtccctcggaaACTGGCTTCtgtgccaaggctcggcccaagagtctaaaaacaatagggaaagggggcggtccagcaaccaaccgggaggccaggcccaagaagagaaACGCCCGCTCTttggctacttcggcccacctgtCCGATCGGAGCACTCGATTCGGGCTACAGCCGTCTCCGGGCGACCTCCGATCAGAAGGCTTGCCCcaagccctacttccgactccgaccccgcgtccctccaaccggggctcgtaggaaccctgttcaccgctcttctccgatcggtgcactcagagccgactagagccctCCGATCGGGGATgccccgttcggtaggaaccagaagacgtgcagagaaaggcaaggcaaggctcgcaagtcaaaatcactacaccagggaccataccctgcatgaaatagtactctgcagccaccctgacacaaatagtattgtaggcgtcgacatctcCCTCCACAgttttgtaggggccgctaaaactcccatacggtaagaccctccgcgtgtctctggacaatcgatagcggtatgggcaccaggatttaccgtaccgggtaaACATAGCaggactcctcacatgcctctaggcatcgaacaatatttacaggtaccgacgtccatccttcctgaagaagatagcatgACCTCCCGTGTGCGTCTGACATTCTAtagcgacatcaacagtgttgtggacacctaccattatccaatcctcatcagcgtgggcaacaaggcttaaaaacatccgtaccctctcacctgtaaagccatccccttcatctataaaaggggatgcgctccctccagcAGACGGACGGATTCAAGTagatcagagttccttagatcgatagctcacaaccacagaaccgcgaggttcagacctcaagtccccgcttgaacacttagctcatagcgaagttcttgtcactctcggccctttcggtcggagccgactggacctcttgtacaccctctctttctctctcttgtttgtaaccccactgcagacttcgagcacccgggctcaggaataaaagtcaccgaccgaccccaactggacgtagggcacgttgcccgaaccagtacaaatccc is from Miscanthus floridulus cultivar M001 chromosome 7, ASM1932011v1, whole genome shotgun sequence and encodes:
- the LOC136466235 gene encoding LOW QUALITY PROTEIN: formin-like protein 7 (The sequence of the model RefSeq protein was modified relative to this genomic sequence to represent the inferred CDS: substituted 1 base at 1 genomic stop codon), producing MNPTHGEEVKIIIEKVVPHQPPHPPPPPPSTPFSSSNPYAVSVIPDPQKRAWSPPPPPLPPALAKSPFSSPRPQSPPPPSPLLNKPEVSLSQPXFLDNKHSATMEYPDTPSLTPTFSDSVTRVQTPPVPPPPPPRSLPVPPPPPPRSLPVPPPPPPPSRTPPVPPPPPPSSQTPPVPPPPPSRTPPVPHPPPPSSRTPPVPPPPPPPPPPPRTPPVPPPPPHSSQTPPAPPPPPPPSQSFPSLSKRNRVAAPHPPPPSPPQSSRVTSAPSVPPSPPLPPPKLAVANNASQKSPTIQPPPPPPGPHHKLSSHSLPTKGSAANSNPPPPPAFSFGAKDRSTARSKSPRSLRANQASKRTPLKPLHWVKVSRAIQGSLWAETQKSDEVSRTPEIDISELESLFSVTMPNMEAKRQRQHPSVATKQEKVHLIDLHRSKNCEIMLRNIKMPLPDLMGSVLALDDSIVDGDQVDYLIKFCPTKEEMELLKGYTGKKENLGNCEQFFLEMMKVPRVESKLRILSFKITFVTQVADLKSNLNIINSVAEEVRSSLKLKRVMQTILSLGNALNQGTARGAAVGFRLDSLLKLSDIRARNNRMTLMHYLCKILSDKLPEVLDFSRDIANLEPASKIQLKELAEEMQAITKGLEKVEQELATSEKDPPETEIFYRKLKLFLADAQAEGRSLALLYSTAGKSADSLAHYFGEDPVRCPFEQVVSTLLSFTKTFERAHAENVKQLELEKKRAQAEAEQEKPKLTAHKKGESLELGILKEKAKLTAHKKGESMEFGISGR